The segment CTCTCGGTGCGGCTCGACGCCCAGTACACCAGCGCCCGGGACGTGGCCGAGGCCGTGGTGACCACGCCCGCCGGGGCGGCGGTGCGCATCGCCGACATCGCCACCGTGGAGGAGGCACTGGCGGACCCGGCGCAGCTGGCTTACCTGGACGGCAAGCCCGTGGTGCAGCTCCAGGTGCTGAAGGCCACCGACGGGAACACCCTGGCCGTCTCCCGGGGCGTGGAGCAGGCGCTGCAGCGGCTGGCACCCCAGTTGCCGCCGGGGGTGGAGCTGCGCACCATCCTGGACCAGGGCGACTTCATCCAGGAATCCGTGCGGACGGTGGCCGAACACGGCGTCCTGGGCGGCCTGATCGCGGTGGCCGTCCTCTACCTGTTCCTGGGCAACTGGCGCACCACGCTGGTGGTGGGCCTGATGCTGCCCGTCTCCGTGGTCGGCTCCTTCGCCATGCTGGCCGCCGCCGGCCAGACCCTTAACATCGTCTCCCTGGGCGGCCTTTTGATCGGCATCGGCTCGCTGGTCGACTTCGCCATCGTGGTGATCGAGAGCATCCACCGCTACAGGATGCGGGGCACGCCCCCCCTGCAGGGGGCCGAGGAGGGGACGGCGGAGGTCGCGGCGGCGGTGACGGCGTCGGCCATCGCCCAGGGGGCCGTGTTCTTCCCGATGATGCTCACCGGCGGGCTGGCGGCGGAGCTGTTCACGCCGCTGGCGCTGGCGGTGATCTTCTCCCACGTGGCGGCCCTGTTCGGCGCGGTCACCTTCGTGCCCATGCTGGCGGCCCGGGTGCTGGGGAGCCACTACCAGCCGTCGGGGCTGCTGGCCGGGTTCCACCGGGCCATCGAGCGGCTGGAGCAGGGCTACCGGCGGCTGCTGGCCGGCAGCCTGCGCCGGCGGGGGCTGGTGATGGCGGCGGGCCTGGCGAGCTTCGTGGCCAGCCTGGCGGCGGCGCCCTGGCTCGGGTCCGAGTTCCTGCCGCCCTCGGACAGCGGGCAGATCCAGGTGACGGTGCGCACGCCGCCCGGCACGCGGCTGGAAGAGACGGCGTCGGTGGCGCGGCGGGTGGAAGAGCTCCTGATGGCCCTGCCCGAAGCCGACCGGGTGGTCACCACCGTGGGTGCCGCAGGGGGGGCCTTCACCACCGGCGCCGCCGCTGCCAACGAGGCCGCCGTCACCGCGGTGCTGGTCCCGGTCCAGCAGCGGGACCGCTCGGTCTTCCAGGTGCTGCAGGCCCTGCAGCCCGAGCTGGAGGCCATTCCGGGGGCTGAAATCCAAGCCACGGTAGCGTCGTCGGTCATGGCAGGGGGGCTGCAGCAGCTGGAGGTGCAGGTGGCGGGCGACGACCCTGACCTGCTGGCCGCCATGGCCGACCAGGTGGTGGACCGGGCCCGCCGCCTGCCCGGCGTGGCGGCGGCGGACAACAGCCTGCGCCAGACCCGGCCGGAGGTGGTGGTCCGTCCCGACCGGGAGGCCCTGGCGCGGGCCGGCCTGACGGTCCAGGAAGTCGAGGTGGCCCTCCGGGCGGCCCTGGGGGGCGTGACGGTGGCCCGGGTGCGGACCGGCACCGACCAGTGGGACGTGCGCCTGCTGTTGCCCCAGGACTGGCAGCGGCGGTACGGCGCCCTGGACGACCTCCCCCTGCGGTCCGCCCTGGGTGGCGTGGTGCGGCTGGGCGACGTGGCCCAGGTGACGGTGGAACGGGCCCCCCTGGCCATCACCCGCCAGGACGGCCGCCGGCAGGTGATCGTGGCGGTCCACCTGGACGGCAGCCGGCCTCTGGGCGAAGTCTCCGCCGCCCTGCAGCGGGAGCTGGCGTCCATGGACTGGCCCGGCGGCATGACCTGGACGGTGGCCGGGGAGGCCGAGCGGATGAACGAGACCTTCCGCTCCCTGGGCCTGTCCATCGTGCTGGCCGTGCTGCTGGTCTATCTGATCATGGCGGCCCAGTTCGAATCCTTCTTCCACCCGCTGGTGATCCTGTTCAGCCTCCCTCCCACCGTGGTGGGGGCGGTGGCGGGCATGGCCCTGCACCGCCTGCCCATCGGGGTCACCGCCCTGCTGGGCTTCCTGATGCTGGTGGGCGTGGTGATGAACAACGCCATCGTGCTGGTGGACTACACCAACGTGCTGCGGCGGCGCGGCATGCCCCGGGACCAGGCGTTGCTGCAGGCGGGCCCGGTGCGCCTGCGCCCCATCCTGATGACCATGCTGACCACCAACCTGGGCCTGGTGCCCTTCGCCTACCTGCCGGGCCCGTCGTCCGAGCTGTTACGGCCCCTGGCGGTGGTGGTGATCTACGGCCTGTTGATGTCCACGCTGGTGACCCTGGTGCTGGTCCCCGTGGCCTACAGCCTGCTGGACGATGCCCTGCGGCGGCTGGGCCGGGTCTTCCGGCGGGACGCCGGGCGGGACGGGGCGGTGACCGGTGCGGGGCTGGCGGAAGCGGGGCAGTAGGCCCGCGGCGCCGGGGCTGGCGAAACGGGGGCCGTAGCGCCGCGGCAAGAACCTACCGGAAGCGGGGCCCTCGTGCCGCGGCGGGGGCTGGCGGTAGCGCCGTAACGGCCGGCGGCGCCGGGGCTGCAGCTTCGCCGTGCCGGAGGCGTGCGGGCGGCCGGTGCGCGGCCGAGAGGTCTGGGGCTGGAAGGTACCGCGCGGGCCCGAGGGCCGCCGGGGGTGCCTTGCTGCAAGGCATCCCCCGGTGGCCCTGCTGCCGTACCCCCCGGTTACACGCCCATCATGTTGTAACCCGCGTCGACGAAGAGCACCTCGCCCGTGATGCTGGACGAGAGGTCGCTGGCCAGGAACAGGGCCGCATGGGCGACGTCTTCCTGGCTGATATTGCGCTTGAGCGCCGAGCGCTCGGCATGGGTCTTGATGAAGTCCGTCAGGTTGCGGACGCCCCGGGCGGCCAGGGTGTTGATGGGTCCCGCGGAGATGGCGTTGACCCGGATGCCCTGGGGGCCCAGGTCGGCCGCCAGGTAGCGGACGCAGGCCTCCAGGGCGGCCTTGGCCACCCCCATCACGTTGTAGTTGGGCACGGCCTTCTGCGCGCCGTAGTAGGTCATGGTCAGGATCGACCCGCCGGCGGTCATCAGCGGCCGGGCGGCCCGGGCCAGGGCCACCAGGGAATAGGCGCTGACATCCAGGGCGATGCGAAAGTCGTCCCGGCTCGTTTCGACGAAAGGATTCTCCAGGGCCTCCTTGGGTGCGTAGGCCAGGCTGTGGACCAGGACGTCCAGGCGGTCCCAGCGGCCGGCGATGGTGGCGAAGGCCCGCTCGATCTGCTCGTCGTAGCTGACGTCGCACTCCACCAGCAGCGGTTCCCGGCGCAGCTCAGGGACCAGCTTCTGGACCCGCTCCCCCAGCCGCTCGTTCTGGTAGGCGATGGCCAGCTGGGCGCCGGCCGCGTCCAGGACCCGGGCGATGGCCCAGGCGATGCTGTTCTTGTTGGCCACCCCGAAGACCAGGGCGCGCTTGCCCTCCAGGAGCTGGGCAGGAATGGTCGCCGCCACAACCGTCACCCTTTCTACTTGTCCAGCTTACGAGGGGGTTGCGCCGATCACGGGCCGGCGCGGGGTGCGCGTCAGGATCCGCGGGCCCCCTTCTTCCACCACGATCATCTCTTCGATGCTGTAACCCCCCAGGCCGGGCACCCGCAAGGCCGGCTCCACGCACAGCACCATGCCGGCCTCCAGCCGGTCGTCGACCCCGGGCAGCAGGAGCGGTTCCTCCACGGTCTCCAGCCCGATGCCGTGCCCCAGCAGCGGTGCCAGGGCGTCTCCGAGCCCGTGGCGGGCCGCCGCCTCCGACGCGGCAGCCAGCAGCTCGGCCACGGTCACCCCCGGGCGGCAGCGGGCCAAAACGGCTTCCAGGCAGTCTTCCGCCGCCGCAGCCAGCCGCGCGAGTTCCGGAGGAACCGGCTCCACCAGGGCAGTCCGGAGCACGTCGAACTGGTAGCCGCCGCGGGCGCCGATGATGTCCAGGGCGACGGGTTCGCCTGCCCGGACCCGCCGGTCCGTGGCCTGGGGCCAGCGGAAGCTCAACAGCGACCAGGCGCCGGTGTGCACGCGGAAGTAGCGGACGAAGTCGGCCCCCGCCGCCAGGGCGGCGGCGGTGCCGGCGGCGCCCAGCTGCTGCTCGCTGAGTCCGGGCCGGAGAACCTCCAGGGCAGCGGCCAGGCCCACGTCGGCGGCCTCGGCCGCACGGGCCAGGAGGGCCTGCTCCTCCGGTTCCTTCAGGCGGCGGGGCCGGTTGACCAGCGGGTCGGCGGGCACCCACTCCGCTCCGGGGACCGCCAGGCTTGCGGCCCGGAAGGCGGCCCAGGACCAGAGATCCGATCCTGCCACACCGATCCGGCCCGTGGCGAGCCCCAGGCGCCGGATCCAGCCGGCCAGGGCGGCCGGGTGGGCGGCGGTCAGTTCGATCTGGTCGGCCACCACCGTCTCCGGGCGGGCCGCGTCGGCGATCAGGACCACCGGCCCCCGGCAGGGTACCAGAAGCAGCGACTGGCCCCAACCCTCGTAGCCCGGCGCGGAAGCCGCCGTGGGCGCGGGCGCCAGGTGGCCGCACAGGAAGGCGACCGGGGCGCCCCGCTCGTAGAACGCCCGCCCCACGGCCAGCACCGCGTCCAGGCCCTCCTGGGCGGCGGCGGCACGCAGGGCCTCCTGCCGGCGGCGATAGAGGTCGGGCGGCAGGACGGGCCGGTCGATCCCCGCACCCCGCGCCCCGGCGGGCCGGTACGGCGCAGTGCCTGTCGTCCCCCAGGCACCCCCTGGTTCGGACAACGACGCCACCTCGCTTCCGACACCCTAGTTTTCCTTCCGCCGGCAGGAATCCCTGCCCGCGCCACGGGGAGGGCCCGGGAGCCCCGCGACACCGGCTTGAGGCCTGGGGCCGGCAGGTGGATAATGGCGCCGTCGAGGTGAATGCCATGCCCGGTTTGTTCGACCCCATCACCTTCCGCGGGCTCACCCTGAAGAACCGCATCGTCATGTCGCCCATGTGCCAGTACAGCGCCGGCCCCGATGCCCTGGCCAACGACTGGCACTTCGTGCACTACGGCTCCCGGGCCGTGGGCGGGGTCGGCCTCATCGTGGTGGAGGCCACCGCGGTGGAGAGCCGCGGGCGGATCAGCGACGCCGACCTCGGACTTTACCGGGACGACCACGTGGCACCCCTGGCGCGGATCGTCGAGTTCTGCCATGCCCACGGCGTGCCGGTGGGCATCCAGCTGGGCCACGCCGGGCGCAAGGCCTGGTCGCCCAACCAGGGCGTGGGACCGGAACCGGCGGTGGCGCCCTCGGCCATCCCCTTCGCCGAGGGCTGGCCGGTGCCCCAGGAGCTGGCCGCCGCGGACGTTCCGCGCATCGTCGACGCCTTCGTGGCGGCCGCCCGCAGGGCCCAGCGGGCCGGGTTCGACCTGATCGAGATCCACGCCGCCCACGGGTACCTGCTCAACCAGTTCCTCTCGCCCCTCAGCAACCGGCGCACCGACGGCTACGGCGGCGATCTGGCCGGGCGCATGCGCCTGCTGCTGGAGGTGGTGGAGGCCGTGCGGTCCGCGTGGCCGGCCGACCGGCCCTTGTGGGTGCGGCTCTCGGCGGTGGACTGGGCCCCCGGCGGCATCACCCTGGAGGACACCGTGGCCGTGGCCCGGGCGCTGCGGGAGCGCGGCGTCGACCTGGTGGACTGCAGCTCGGGCGGGGTGGTGGTGCCGCCCGAGCCCATCCCCCAGGGCCCCGGCTACCAGACGGCCTTTGCCGCCGAGGTGCGGCGGCGGGCGGGCGTGGCCACGGGGGCCGTGGGGCTGATCACCGAGCCTGCCCAGGCCGACCACATCATCCGCACGGGCCAGGCCGACGTGGTCCTGCTGGCCCGGCAACTGTTGCGGGAACCCTACTGGCCGCTGCGGGCCGCCAGGGAACTGGGCGTGGAGGTGCCCTGGCCGCGCCAGTACCTGAGGGCCCGGACCTGAGGCGGGGTGGCAGGGGGCCGTGGGCCGGAGCCGCCGGCATGGTGCCCCCGGCCCGGGTGACACCGGCACTGGGAACTGGGTGTGGGCCTTCCCGGGCAGGCCCGGCAGGGGCGGCACGGGCGTCCCCGGGCACCCGCCCGACGGCGGCGGCGGGTGCCCCCGGTGCCGGGCGCCGGAGGCGGGCCGTCCGGGAGCCGAGGCCGCCCCCGGCGCGGCGGCCTCGGTGCCGGCTTCCGTTGTTCCCCCTGCCAGGCCCTGCTAGAATGGTTGCGGACAACCGAATCTGCGTGACGGTCCAGGTGCCCCCGGAGACGGGGGAGAATAGGGAAGTCCGGTGCGAATCCGGCGCGGTCCCGCCACTGTGACCGGGTAGTCGCAGCCCCTCGCGTGCCACTGCGGATCCCCCGCCCAGCGGGTGGGGGTGCGGGAAGGCCGGGCGGCGGCCATGATCCGGGAGCCAGGAGACCTGCCTGGACCGTGTACGTACGCCTTCGGCGGAAAGGAGGTACGTACCGGGTGCACCCGTGGAGGGGAACCTGAGCCCCGGCCTGCTGACGCCAAGGCCGGGGTTTCCTTTTTATGGATGCCGCAACCCATTCCGGGAGAGGAGATCGGGCCATGAGTCGCATCTTCCTGCATAGGATTTGGGGTCGAACCCGGCCCCGGGGAGCCGGTCGCCGCAGCCTGGCCCTGCTGGCCACCCTGCTGATCCTCGCCCTGCTGGCCGCCGGTTGCGGCGGCGCCGGCCAGGCGCCCGCCGGGACGGAGCAGGGGCAGGCCGGCACCCAGGCCGGCTCGTCCGGCGCAGGGGCGGGCCACGAGGCGGCCGCTGCCACGACCTATCCTTACACCTTCACCGACGACGCCGGGCGGCAGGTCACCCTGGAGGCCCGGCCCGAGCGCATCATCTCCCTGGCGCCCAGCAACACCGAGATCCTCTTCGCCATCGGCGCCGGGGACCGGGTGGTGGGCGTCGACTCCTTCAGCGACTACCCCGCCGAGGTCAAGGACCTGCCCAAGCTGGGCGGCCTGACGGACACCAACTACGAGCAGATCGTCGCCCTGGAGCCTGACCTGGCGCTGACCATCGGGGGCACCGAGGAGCAGGTCAAGAAGCTGGAGGAGCTGGGGATTCCCGTGGCCGTGATCCAGCCCGCCACCCTGGACGACGTGCTGGACCGCATCCAGCGCATCGGCGAGCTGGTGGATGCCCAGGCGGGCGCCCGGCAGGTGGTGGCCGACATGAAGGCCCGCATCGACGCCGTGCGCCAGGAGGTGGCGGCGATCCCCCAGGCCGAACGGGTGCGGGTCTTCTACGAGGTGTGGAACGATCCGCTCATGACCGTCGGGCCGGGCGGGTTCATCCACGACGTCATCGTGGCGGCCGGCGGGGTCAATGTGGCCGAGGGCACGGGCCAGGCCTGGCCGCAGATCAGCCTGGAAGAGGTGGTCCGGCAGGATCCCCAGGTGATCGTGGTGCCCGCCACGCTGAAGTCCTCCTACGACCAGCTCAAGGAGGGCAGCCGCCCGGGCTGGGAGGGCATCACCGCGGTGAAGGAGGGTCGGATCTACCTGATCGACGACAACCTGATCAGCCGGCCGGGGCCGCGCCTGGTGGAGGGGCTGGAGCAGCTGGCCCGCTGGTTCTACCCCGACCGGTTCCAGTGAGGGGAGACCCTGTGGGAGGGACGGGAGCGTCCTGGGAGACCCCGCGGCCCGGCCGGCCGGCTGCGGACGAACCGGCTGCCGGCGGGCCGGCCGCCAGCGGGCGCGCCGGCGAGGCAGCGACCGGTGGACCGGCTGCGGCCCCACCGGTAGCGGACCAGGCCGCCGGCCGGGCCGGGCCTGCCCGCCTTGACCCCGGCGGGGGGTCCCCCGGTGCCGCTCGCCACCGGCGCCGGGCCGGGGAAGCGACAGGCTCGGGTGCAGCCCGGCGGCGGGGCAGGGGCGGGATGCCGCCGGACCCTGGGACGGCGGGTCCCCGCAGGGAAGACGACCGGCGCCCGGTTTCGCCTGCCGCCGCGAGCTCCAGCCCCGGGGCCCCGGCCTCGCCTGCCCGGCGGGGGGCCGCCGTGCTGGGGCTCCTCGGGCTGGCCCTGGTCGTGTCGCTGGTGGTGGCCACCGGGCTGGGGGCCGTCCATGTTCCGCCCGGGCAGGTGCTGGGGGTGCTGGCCGGCGCGGTGGCCGGCGGGCCCGACGGTGGAGCCGGTGCCGGCACGGCCGCAGACCGCATCGTGCTGCAGATCCGCTTGCCGCGGGTGGTCCTGGCGGGGATGGTGGGCGCTTCGCTGGCGGCGGCGGGCAGCGCCTTCCAGACCCTCTTCCGCAACCCCATGGCGGACCCCTACGTGCTGGGGGTATCCAGCGGCGGTGCGCTGGGGGCGGCGGTAGCCCACCTGGCCCTGGCGCTGGCCGCAGGCAGCGGATCAGGGGGCGGTCCGGTGGGCTCCTGGCCGGCGGGCGGCGGGGGGCTTGCGAGCCTGGCGGCGGCGGCGTCCCGGGCCGCCGGCTTTGGCCTGGTGCCGGCCTTGGCCTTCGCCGGCGCGGTGGCGGCGGTGCTGGTGGTGAGCCGGCTGGCCCGGGTAGGGGGCCGCCTGGCGGTGGGCACCCTGCTGCTGGCGGGGGTGGCGGTGGCCTCCCTGCTGGGGGCCCTGGTCTCCTTGCTGGTCTTCCTCAGCGGCGAGCGCCTGCGTCCCCTGGTCTTCTGGTTGCTGGGCAGCCTGTCCGGCGCGGGCTGGCAGGACGTGCTGGTGCTGGCCGTGGCCATGGCGGCGGGGCTGGGCGTCCTGACGGCCCAGGTGCGCGCCCTCAACGCCCTCTGGCTGGGGGAGGAACCGGCCCACCACCTGGGCATCGACGTGGAGGCCGTGAAGCGCCGGCTGGTGGCGGCCGGAGCCCTGCTGGCCGCCACCGCCGTCAGCGTCAGCGGTGTCATCGGGTTTGTCGGGCTCATCGTCCCCCATGGCGTGCGGATGCTGGTTGGCGCCGACCACAGGCGCCTGCTGCCGGGCGCGGTTCTGGCCGGGGCCACGGTCCTGATCCTTTGCGACACGGTGGCCCGGGTCGCGGTGGCGCCGGCCGAGCTGCCGGTGGGGGTGGTGACGGCCCTGGCGGGTGCGCCGTGGTTTCTCTGGCTGTTGCGCCGGCATGCGGCCGGCCGCGACCATTGACGCCGGACGGAGGTGCAGGGCCGTGGGGTTCGCCCTGGAGGTGCGGGGGGTCCGGGTCGGCTACGCCGCCGATCCCGTGCTGGACGGCCTGACCCTGGAGGTGCGGCGGGGCGAGTGGCTGGGGGTGGCCGGACCCAACGGTTCGGGCAAGACCACGCTGCTGCGCACCCTGTCGGGGTACCTCAAACCCTGGGCGGGGCAGGTGCTGCTGGACGGCACGGTCCTCGGCGCCTGGCGCCCGGACCGGCGGGCGCGGCGCCTGGCGGTGGCCGGGGTGGAGGCCGGCTCGACCCTGTCGCTGACGGTGGAAGAGTACGTGGCCCTGGGACGGACCCCCCACCTGCAGGGCCTCTGGGCATGGGAAAGCGCGCGGGACCGGGAGGCGGTGACCCGGGCTCTGGCGTGGGTGGGCCTCGAGGCCCTGGCGGGCCGCCCCCTGGCCACCCTGAGCGCCGGCCAGCGGCAGAAGGCGTTGCTGGCCCGGGCCCTGGCCCAGGAACCGGTGGTCCTGCTGCTGGACGAGCCCACCAGCCACCTGGACCTGCGGCACCAGGTGGAGATCATGGATCTTCTGGATCGCCTGCGCCGGCACCTGGGACTTACCCTGGTGGCCGTGCTGCATGACCTGAACCTGGCGGCCCTGTACTGCCAGCGCCTGGTGCTGGTGAAGGACGGCCGGGTGGCAGCGGCGGGCGAGCCGGCCCGGGTCATGCGCCCCGAGATCCTGAGCCGGGTCTACGGCTGCTCCGTGCTGGTGGTGCCCCACCCCCAGCTGGGGGTGCCCCAGGTGGCCTTGCTGCCCGGGGGACCGGGCGGCCCGGGGGCCGGTTCGTCCCCGGCGGCCGAACCGGCTGCGGCGCAGGGGGCCTGAGGCAAGAAAAGGGCGGGCGGTTGCCGAATCCTCCCGGCACCGCCCGCCCTTGCTGTTTGCCGTACTGCGCTGCCCCCCGCGCGCCGGGGTCGGGGAGGGCCCGCGCTAGCGCTGGTCCAGGGGCACCCACTCCCGGCGGGTGGGCCCGGTGTACTCGGCCCGGGGCCGGATCAGCCGGTTGTTGGCGAACTGCTCCAGCACGTGGGCGGTCCAGCCCGAGATGCGGCTGACGGCGAAGATGGGCGTGTACAGCTCGAAGGGGATGCCCATCACGTAGTAGGTGGAGGCGCTGTAGAAGTCGACGTTGGGGTAGAGCCCCTTCTCCGCCGCCACCACCTTCTCCACGGCCTGGGAGATCTCGAACCAGCGGGTGTCGCCGGCCGCCTCGGCCACCTTGCGGGAGAGCCGGCGCAGGATGGTGGCCCGCGGGTCTTCGGTCTTGTACACCCGGTGGCCGAAGCCCATGATCCGCTTCTTGGCCGCCAGCGCCTCCTTGACCCAAGCTTCCGCCTTGTCGGGGGAACCGATGGCCAGCAGGGTGCGCATCACCTGCTCGTTGGCGCCGCCGTGGAGCGGGCCCTTCAGGGCGCCGACGGCGGCGGTGATGGCCGAGTACATGTCCGACAGGGTGGCGGCCACCACCCGGGCGGCGAAGGTGGAGGCGTTGAGCTCGTGGTCGGCGTGGAGCACCAGGGCCACGTTCATGACCTCGGCGTGCAGCGGGCTGGGTTCCTCCCCCCGCAGCATGTACAGGAAGTTGGCCGCCAGGGGCAGGTCGCGCCGCGGCGCCACCGGTTCTTTGCCCTGCCGTACCCGCTCGATGGCCGCCACCAGGGTGGGGAACTGGGCCACCAGCCGCGTGGCCCGGCGCAGGTTCGCCTCCTGGGACTGGTCTTCCTGATCGGGGTCCAGGGTCCCCAGGTAGGAGACGGCCGTGCGCAGGGCGGCCATGGGATGGGTGGCCGGCGGGATGCGCTGGATCAGGTCGAGCACCTGGCCGGGCAGCGCCTGGACCGACCGCAGCTGCTGGACAAAGGCGTCCAGCTGGGCCCGGTTGGGCAGCCGGCCGTGCCAGAGGAGGTAGACCACCTCTTCGAAGGAGGCGTGCTCGGCCAGGTCGCGGACGTCGTAGCCGCGGTAGAGGAGCCGCCCCTCCTTGCCGTCGATGAAGCAGATCTCCGAAGTGCCCGCCACCACATCTTCCAGACCGGCGGGATTCGGCTGGGTCATGCCACATCCCCTTCCTGCCATGAAGATGGACCTGCCCCGGGGACGAACCGGCTGAGCCCTGGCACGGGCGGCGCCCGGGGCGGGATGGCGGTGCCTGGTGAGAGTCGCCGGGCCGCCGTCGCAGCCGGCCGCCGCGGCCCCGGCCGGTGCCCGGCCGCCGCGGCACCGCGGGGCGGCCGCGGCCGGGGGGTGCGGGTTGCCGCACCAGGATGGCCACCGGCAGGGGGGCCCGCCGCCTCGCACCCGGCACCGGAAGCCCGGGTGGGGTCACCTGCAGGGTGACGCCCGTCCAGGCAATTCGGTTTTGCCGGCCGGCTCTCCTCCCACGGGCCCGGCTCCTCAGTCGCCGGCCCGGTGGGCACCCGGCTGGCGCACGGGAGCGCTCGACCGCCGGCGCCACATCGGGAACGCCGGGGTGCCGAAGCGGCCGGCCCCGGCGGCCCGCGGGGGCCGGCCCTCTCCCGCCAGCCGGTCGGCGTCGTCCAGCCCGTGGCGCCAGCGCAGGGAAAGCAGGGCGGCTGCCAGCAGCAGGAGCCCGGCACCGTGGAAGGCGGGTCCAAGCCCCACCCATTCGGCCAGGGGGCCGAACAGAAGGGGACTGGTCAGCTCCGCCAGCCGGTTGCCCGTCAGCCGCACCCCCATGGCCAGGCCCCGCTCGGCGGCGGGTACCGAGTTGGCCGCCGCCAGCATGCTGAGGGGCATGGTCAGGCCCGTGGCCAGGCCCAGCAGGGCGGCGGCCAGGGTCAGGGAGGCCACGTCCCGCAGCAGCGGCGTTACGCCGAGGGCGACGGCGCCCGCGGTCATGGCCAGGAACAGGACCCGGAAGCGCCCGCCCGCCAGGGTCACCAGCGGCCCCATGTACGCCCGCACGGCCAGGGCCATCACGGCCCGTACGGCCAGCAGCATGCCCAGGGTCGCGGTGCTGAATCCCAGCACCCGGGTGACGTACACCGAGTAGAACGACTGGTTGACGCCCAGGGAGAAGATCAGGGAGAAGGCGGCCAGGATGGCCAGTCGCATCTCCGGCAGGGCCA is part of the Thermaerobacter subterraneus DSM 13965 genome and harbors:
- a CDS encoding enoyl-ACP reductase FabI gives rise to the protein MAATIPAQLLEGKRALVFGVANKNSIAWAIARVLDAAGAQLAIAYQNERLGERVQKLVPELRREPLLVECDVSYDEQIERAFATIAGRWDRLDVLVHSLAYAPKEALENPFVETSRDDFRIALDVSAYSLVALARAARPLMTAGGSILTMTYYGAQKAVPNYNVMGVAKAALEACVRYLAADLGPQGIRVNAISAGPINTLAARGVRNLTDFIKTHAERSALKRNISQEDVAHAALFLASDLSSSITGEVLFVDAGYNMMGV
- a CDS encoding ABC transporter ATP-binding protein, with product MGFALEVRGVRVGYAADPVLDGLTLEVRRGEWLGVAGPNGSGKTTLLRTLSGYLKPWAGQVLLDGTVLGAWRPDRRARRLAVAGVEAGSTLSLTVEEYVALGRTPHLQGLWAWESARDREAVTRALAWVGLEALAGRPLATLSAGQRQKALLARALAQEPVVLLLDEPTSHLDLRHQVEIMDLLDRLRRHLGLTLVAVLHDLNLAALYCQRLVLVKDGRVAAAGEPARVMRPEILSRVYGCSVLVVPHPQLGVPQVALLPGGPGGPGAGSSPAAEPAAAQGA
- a CDS encoding NADH:flavin oxidoreductase/NADH oxidase; the encoded protein is MPGLFDPITFRGLTLKNRIVMSPMCQYSAGPDALANDWHFVHYGSRAVGGVGLIVVEATAVESRGRISDADLGLYRDDHVAPLARIVEFCHAHGVPVGIQLGHAGRKAWSPNQGVGPEPAVAPSAIPFAEGWPVPQELAAADVPRIVDAFVAAARRAQRAGFDLIEIHAAHGYLLNQFLSPLSNRRTDGYGGDLAGRMRLLLEVVEAVRSAWPADRPLWVRLSAVDWAPGGITLEDTVAVARALRERGVDLVDCSSGGVVVPPEPIPQGPGYQTAFAAEVRRRAGVATGAVGLITEPAQADHIIRTGQADVVLLARQLLREPYWPLRAARELGVEVPWPRQYLRART
- a CDS encoding ABC transporter substrate-binding protein, producing MSRIFLHRIWGRTRPRGAGRRSLALLATLLILALLAAGCGGAGQAPAGTEQGQAGTQAGSSGAGAGHEAAAATTYPYTFTDDAGRQVTLEARPERIISLAPSNTEILFAIGAGDRVVGVDSFSDYPAEVKDLPKLGGLTDTNYEQIVALEPDLALTIGGTEEQVKKLEELGIPVAVIQPATLDDVLDRIQRIGELVDAQAGARQVVADMKARIDAVRQEVAAIPQAERVRVFYEVWNDPLMTVGPGGFIHDVIVAAGGVNVAEGTGQAWPQISLEEVVRQDPQVIVVPATLKSSYDQLKEGSRPGWEGITAVKEGRIYLIDDNLISRPGPRLVEGLEQLARWFYPDRFQ
- a CDS encoding FecCD family ABC transporter permease, giving the protein MLGLLGLALVVSLVVATGLGAVHVPPGQVLGVLAGAVAGGPDGGAGAGTAADRIVLQIRLPRVVLAGMVGASLAAAGSAFQTLFRNPMADPYVLGVSSGGALGAAVAHLALALAAGSGSGGGPVGSWPAGGGGLASLAAAASRAAGFGLVPALAFAGAVAAVLVVSRLARVGGRLAVGTLLLAGVAVASLLGALVSLLVFLSGERLRPLVFWLLGSLSGAGWQDVLVLAVAMAAGLGVLTAQVRALNALWLGEEPAHHLGIDVEAVKRRLVAAGALLAATAVSVSGVIGFVGLIVPHGVRMLVGADHRRLLPGAVLAGATVLILCDTVARVAVAPAELPVGVVTALAGAPWFLWLLRRHAAGRDH
- a CDS encoding efflux RND transporter permease subunit — protein: MSVARFSVHRPVFVTVLVIALVLLGAFLLPAMPVDLLPQLELPVVVVATSYPGASPAELEARVVEPLEQAVSTINGVKGVRSIAQPGSALVILELNWGTDLDFTVLEVQKRIDAVRGLLPDDAGSPRVLTLDPSAEPVVTVGVTGDLPAGQLQALAEDRVAPALEQVDGVASVGVVGLRHREVRVILDPARLEAYGLSPALVARALGGGATLATAGSVDRGSAALSVRLDAQYTSARDVAEAVVTTPAGAAVRIADIATVEEALADPAQLAYLDGKPVVQLQVLKATDGNTLAVSRGVEQALQRLAPQLPPGVELRTILDQGDFIQESVRTVAEHGVLGGLIAVAVLYLFLGNWRTTLVVGLMLPVSVVGSFAMLAAAGQTLNIVSLGGLLIGIGSLVDFAIVVIESIHRYRMRGTPPLQGAEEGTAEVAAAVTASAIAQGAVFFPMMLTGGLAAELFTPLALAVIFSHVAALFGAVTFVPMLAARVLGSHYQPSGLLAGFHRAIERLEQGYRRLLAGSLRRRGLVMAAGLASFVASLAAAPWLGSEFLPPSDSGQIQVTVRTPPGTRLEETASVARRVEELLMALPEADRVVTTVGAAGGAFTTGAAAANEAAVTAVLVPVQQRDRSVFQVLQALQPELEAIPGAEIQATVASSVMAGGLQQLEVQVAGDDPDLLAAMADQVVDRARRLPGVAAADNSLRQTRPEVVVRPDREALARAGLTVQEVEVALRAALGGVTVARVRTGTDQWDVRLLLPQDWQRRYGALDDLPLRSALGGVVRLGDVAQVTVERAPLAITRQDGRRQVIVAVHLDGSRPLGEVSAALQRELASMDWPGGMTWTVAGEAERMNETFRSLGLSIVLAVLLVYLIMAAQFESFFHPLVILFSLPPTVVGAVAGMALHRLPIGVTALLGFLMLVGVVMNNAIVLVDYTNVLRRRGMPRDQALLQAGPVRLRPILMTMLTTNLGLVPFAYLPGPSSELLRPLAVVVIYGLLMSTLVTLVLVPVAYSLLDDALRRLGRVFRRDAGRDGAVTGAGLAEAGQ
- a CDS encoding M24 family metallopeptidase encodes the protein MSEPGGAWGTTGTAPYRPAGARGAGIDRPVLPPDLYRRRQEALRAAAAQEGLDAVLAVGRAFYERGAPVAFLCGHLAPAPTAASAPGYEGWGQSLLLVPCRGPVVLIADAARPETVVADQIELTAAHPAALAGWIRRLGLATGRIGVAGSDLWSWAAFRAASLAVPGAEWVPADPLVNRPRRLKEPEEQALLARAAEAADVGLAAALEVLRPGLSEQQLGAAGTAAALAAGADFVRYFRVHTGAWSLLSFRWPQATDRRVRAGEPVALDIIGARGGYQFDVLRTALVEPVPPELARLAAAAEDCLEAVLARCRPGVTVAELLAAASEAAARHGLGDALAPLLGHGIGLETVEEPLLLPGVDDRLEAGMVLCVEPALRVPGLGGYSIEEMIVVEEGGPRILTRTPRRPVIGATPS